One Glycine max cultivar Williams 82 chromosome 6, Glycine_max_v4.0, whole genome shotgun sequence DNA segment encodes these proteins:
- the LOC100792208 gene encoding uncharacterized RNA-binding protein C17H9.04c: MSWSGGDWMCGACQHINFKKRDACQSCAYPKFGGPDPTTYRYNSTETLAGDWYCTAMNCGAHNFASRSSCFRCGALKDGYSCRFGGNMDGSGGYGSDCNYPPGWKTGDWICTRIGCGVHNYANRTECFKCKTPRNFGDAD; encoded by the exons ATGAGCTGGTCTGGAGGAGATTGGATGTGTGGTGCTTGCCAGCACATAAATTTCAAGAAAAGGGATGCATGCCAAAGTTGTGCATACCCTAAATTTGGAGGCCCTGACCCAACAACTTACAGATACAACTCGACTGAAACCTTGGCAGGGGACTGGTATTGCACTGCCATGAACTGTGGAGCTCACAACTTTGCCAGCAGATCAAGCTGCTTTAGATGTGGTGCATTGAAAGATGGTTACTCTTGTAGATTTGGGGGAAACATGGATGGCTCTGGAGGATATGGTTCTGATTGCAATTACCCTCCAGGGTGGAAAACTGGTGACTGGATTTGCACTAG AATTGGCTGTGGAGTGCATAACTATGCCAACAGGACAGAATGCTTCAAGTGCAAAACACCAAGAAATTTTG GTGACGCAGACTAA